A stretch of DNA from Halobacteriovorax sp. DA5:
AAAGGGTCGTCCCAAATAATAAACTCACTTTCAAAAAGTAATGACTTAATCAAAGAGACTCGCTTGATTTGTCCACCTGATAATCTCTTTCCGTTTTCTCCAACAACAAGGTTAAACAAACTCTTGCGATCTGAAGCTAAGTAATCGAGTCCAAAGATCTTCAGTAGATCATAAGCTTTCGCTAGTTGTTCTTCATTGAAGTCTCTACCCAGGGATAAGTTTTCTAGAATTGTTCCATTATAAAGATACGGATCTTGAGCGACATAACTCGTACTTCTTTCTTGGATCTTTAAAACCTCAGAAATTTTAACGAGTAACTCAGACTTTCCACATCCAGTTTTTCCGACAATTGCATTCTTTGTATTTTTCCAAATTTTTAAATTGATATCGTTGTCCCAAAATGGAAGCTGTAATTCAAAAGACTCTTCTTTTTCTTTAAAAGAGAATTCTCTTTTAAGCATTGCCTCAAGTTCACTCTCTTTATCAAGTACAGCAACAAGCTCTCTTACTCTTGCCCACGCTCCAGCAGAGCGAGTGAAGACAACTCCAATCCAAGCAAGGAACATAATTGGTTCTAAAAATAGATAAACAAAACCAGAGAATAAAATCAGTGAAGATGCACCAAGCTGTTGCGTAAAAATGATATAGGCACCCCAAATTAATGAAAGACCAACTCCAGTTGGCATAAGTGGAATAGAAATGCCAACACGCTTACCTGCCTCATAAAAATTCTCAAGCTCTTCCATTGACTTCTTAGCAAAGAGATCAATAAAAGCTTTTTCCGCATGGAAGTTTTTAATTGTCTTTTTACCTGCGTAAGTTTCAATAATGATATTTTGAACATCACCCTGAAGGTCTTGTGTTTGGCGATAGAATTTACGGTTCGTTGAAACAATTGCACTGAAGAGAACAAACGCCACAAGCATCGGTAGTAGCGCAATAAACAGCTCTTTATTGAAACTTAATAGCTTTGGAACAAGGATCGAAAGAGCAATGATGATATTAGCAATTTGTAAAAGAGCGAAACCAATTAATGCTCTTACGTGCTCAAGATCTCCACCAATAATTTGAAAGATTTGACCTTTCGGGTATTCTTTATAACGAGAAGGACTCACTTTTTCTAATTTCTTCATGAGATCAAAGCGTAAGATCTTTTGTAAGACACGGGCCGGATAGAAAAAGAGAAGTCGTGAAGAAGTTCTAAAAACAATAATTCCTAAGGCCAATAAGAAGAGATGTCCCACTGGAATAGAAATTCCTTTTGAAATTTTCTCTGCTAAATCTTTTGCAATAAAAGGAAGTTCACTTTGAATCTTGTGAGTTAGATAGAGACAAATGAATGCCCCAATATAGTAGTACCAGTAGTGAACAAACTGCGTCATTACCAGCGATGTTAACTTTTTATTAAGATAGTCTTTCATTCCAGCAAGTCTACTTGAAATCCAATCATCAGTCACGTTTCTGTTTAAAGGAAGGCCTAGTGAAATGTGAAAAAACATTCTTAATTTAAGTTAAATTTACCTTCTCAAACTTGGTTATGAGAATAAAGCTAGCTAAAATCCTACAAAATTAATTGGTTTCATAAAATACGAAGTTTTAAGAAAAACGTTTTTTAAGGAAAGAAAGTGATCTATCTCGTAAGTCTGCTGATGATATTAATTCTCTGTTCTATTATGGTTATTACTCATCAGGCCATTAAGATTAAACAGCTTGAAGTTGAAGGTCGCGACCTTTCGCGAAGGCTCGAAGAAAAACAACATTTACTCTCCGTTTTATTTCACGATCTATCGAACTCAACAACTCTCCTTTCACTACTAAGCGACTCTTCCCTACTTGCCATGAAAGACAAAGACGGAATCTTGCAAAACCTAGGACGTGTCAGCGGAGTTATCGAAAATATGGCAGAACTGATTCAACATATTCGAAAAATACAATCCATTGAGTCAGGCAAATCAAATATAAAGTTAGAGCCTGTTCCATTAAAAGAATCTATTGAAAATTCAATTCAGCTTATCCGAAAAAGATTAGAAAAAAAGAGTCAACATATCCGTGTTGAATTTGATGACCACAGTATCCAGGCCATGGCAGAGCCTTCGTCACTATGCCACAGCGTCTTTAGTAACCTTCTAACTAATGCATCAAAGTTTTCACCAGAAGGATCTGAAGTTGTTGTCAGGGTAACTCATCAAAACTCAGTGATCCGTGTGGATATAACAGATCAAGGAATAGGAATCCCAGAGTCAATGATAAAAAGCCTCTTCTCATTCACTAATGAAACTCACCGCGAAGGAACTCATGGCGAAGAAGGATCAGGTTTTGGCCTTCCAGTTGTAAAAAAATATATGAAATTCTACGGAGGAAATATTAAGGCCTTTAATAATATTGATGGTATTGGATCAACATTTACAATGACATTCGTTAACGCATCAAAGAGCAATCAGGATACAGTTGAAAAAACAGAGTCTAAACCAAAGAGAAGGCCTTTAAGAGAAGCGAATCAATAAATAGATTGAGAAAAAGATGGTAGGACTATGCAGATTCGAACTTTACAACCTGCGATCAAAAGATGCCCAAAGGCATGTTTTGGCGCTGAGTTGATATCGGTATCAGCAAACTAAATCATCAAGCAATGTAATTGAAAGTATCAAAGATGGTAGGACTATGCAGATTCGAACTGCAGACCTCTACCATGTCAAGGTAGCGCTCTAACCAACTGAGCTATAGTCCTACAAGTGTCTTAAAGTAGAAAAATAATATTCTAATTCACCAAACTCGTCAAAAGATAAAATTGACGCACAAACCTAAGCAACATCGTTGCAATTTTGCTAGTATAACTAAAAATCATGGAGGAATAATGAAAAATATTATTATGATATTAATTCTATCTAGTTGTGCTGTTTCAAAAACAAAACTAACTCCAGCTGGAGAGAAAGTAAAAGTAACATATCAAAAGCCACGTCATAAAAGCTGTAAGCCTTTTACAAATGTCGTTGGTGAAAATGAAAATGGTATCAAGGATCTTGCTGTTAACCATGCCGTCAACTTAGTTGCTGATGAGGGTGGAGACACTATCTGGATCAAAGAATCTGTAAACGAAGGAAACACTTGGAAAGTTTACGGACTTGGTTACCACTGCAAATAAGAGTAAGGAATTCGAATGATTATTTTAGATAGCGCAAAGAAAGCAATTGAGAATTTTTCAATGCCTGATCACGTGGGATTTGGAAAGGTCCTACTACCGATTATGGCGACTTGTGAGTATAAACGTGGAGAATGGGGAGAGCTTGAGATCAAGCCTTATGGTAAATTAGAACTCGATCCAACTTGTAAAGTTCTTCACTATGGACAAGAAATTTTTGAAGGAATGAAGGCCTATAACTTTAAAGGCAATGGCCCAAACCTTTTTAGGCCACTAGAAAACTTCAAACGCTTTAATCACTCAGCAAGACGTATGGCCATGCCAGAAGTACCAAAAGATATCTTTACTGCAGCTGTAAATACAGTCACAAAGATGGGTGAAAACTATATTCCGAAACGTGGTGGTGAATCTCTTTATATTAGGCCATTCATGATTGCCACAGAAAACAATCTAGGAATTAAGCCAAGTGAAGAATTTCTTTTCATGGTAATCGCCTCACCTGTTGAGTCTTACTTTTCAGGAGGAAGCTATAAGCTTTTAATTGAAAGAAATATGATTCGTGCGTGCCAGGGAGGAATGGGAACGGCAAAGACTGGTGGTAACTACGCC
This window harbors:
- a CDS encoding branched-chain amino acid aminotransferase, translating into MIILDSAKKAIENFSMPDHVGFGKVLLPIMATCEYKRGEWGELEIKPYGKLELDPTCKVLHYGQEIFEGMKAYNFKGNGPNLFRPLENFKRFNHSARRMAMPEVPKDIFTAAVNTVTKMGENYIPKRGGESLYIRPFMIATENNLGIKPSEEFLFMVIASPVESYFSGGSYKLLIERNMIRACQGGMGTAKTGGNYAGALNAGVRTLKLGLHQTLWLSATDRKSIEELSGMNFFAVIDGEIHTPELTETILDGITRRSLIDIARHKGYKVVERKISIDELIEDIKSKKCTECFSCGTAAIITPICSLHEESGEFYNIQEEFGPVSKELRETLLGIQEKTIEDPFNWVVDL
- a CDS encoding sensor histidine kinase KdpD, with translation MIYLVSLLMILILCSIMVITHQAIKIKQLEVEGRDLSRRLEEKQHLLSVLFHDLSNSTTLLSLLSDSSLLAMKDKDGILQNLGRVSGVIENMAELIQHIRKIQSIESGKSNIKLEPVPLKESIENSIQLIRKRLEKKSQHIRVEFDDHSIQAMAEPSSLCHSVFSNLLTNASKFSPEGSEVVVRVTHQNSVIRVDITDQGIGIPESMIKSLFSFTNETHREGTHGEEGSGFGLPVVKKYMKFYGGNIKAFNNIDGIGSTFTMTFVNASKSNQDTVEKTESKPKRRPLREANQ
- a CDS encoding ABC transporter ATP-binding protein; this encodes MFFHISLGLPLNRNVTDDWISSRLAGMKDYLNKKLTSLVMTQFVHYWYYYIGAFICLYLTHKIQSELPFIAKDLAEKISKGISIPVGHLFLLALGIIVFRTSSRLLFFYPARVLQKILRFDLMKKLEKVSPSRYKEYPKGQIFQIIGGDLEHVRALIGFALLQIANIIIALSILVPKLLSFNKELFIALLPMLVAFVLFSAIVSTNRKFYRQTQDLQGDVQNIIIETYAGKKTIKNFHAEKAFIDLFAKKSMEELENFYEAGKRVGISIPLMPTGVGLSLIWGAYIIFTQQLGASSLILFSGFVYLFLEPIMFLAWIGVVFTRSAGAWARVRELVAVLDKESELEAMLKREFSFKEKEESFELQLPFWDNDINLKIWKNTKNAIVGKTGCGKSELLVKISEVLKIQERSTSYVAQDPYLYNGTILENLSLGRDFNEEQLAKAYDLLKIFGLDYLASDRKSLFNLVVGENGKRLSGGQIKRVSLIKSLLFESEFIIWDDPFSSVDVVLEREILNQLNAMNIFEGRTLIMSTHRYTTAVQCDHLSLICESEGLREESSVIDFTQKQEGGIYEHFRKQLI